A stretch of DNA from Carassius carassius chromosome 22, fCarCar2.1, whole genome shotgun sequence:
GAATTCTGGCTAGAAAGTGAACCTCTATAATCCTGCCCAGGTTTAATGATTTGCAGGCTGTGCATGCTTACTGATTATGTATTAATGAGTTAACAAGCTGTCCAGGTGGCACAAATTGCTTTCTGTTTGGCTTTAAAAGTCCTGGTTTGGGTGGAACTATATGTATAGTTAGTTTGACTGTCAGGAGGTTAAGTGAGTGGTAAAGCATGGACGTGATTAAATTGACTTTTTTGGTGTTTCTTTATCAGCAGTTGCTATGGCAAGGTGAGTTGTTATAATTTGGTTAATGTTTGATTGCAAAAGTTCATTTTTGGATATGTTTCAATGTGTTTTCTCCCAATACTAGTGATCAGAAGAGCCAGTCATTTTATTGAGTCGTTCATCAAAATAAATCCACTTATTTTTCCTTCCAAAACTAGTTTCGTTTGAGTAACATTAAGTGACTTGCTTTCAATAGCCAAACACATCCAACTACACAGTCTTGTTCATATTCCGAACCTTGAAGTCTTTAAAATCCTGCTAATACTTAAAATGTTTGTTACTTGGCCTCCCAAGTCTCTTGTTCACTTGTTAATCACTGCTCTGTGGcttaatatggatttttttttctacaagaaACCCCTATTCATGTGTTCAGCCCAGGAGTAAAGTAACTTGAGACTATTGTTTACTTTAGAGAGATCTAAGTGATTGATGTAAAGACTATGTTGAATGGACCCTGTAACTTGGTTGGAAATGTCTGGAGTCAGGCTGCGAACACCACCGTCAGCACGACGCCTCTGGAGGACCGCCCTGTAGCTAACAGCACCACCACCCTGGCGTCTCTGGAGGACCGCCCTGTAGCTAACAGCACCACCACCCTGGCGTCTCTGGAGGACAGCCCTGTAGCTAACAGCACCACCACCCTGGCGTCTCTGGAGGACCGCCCTGTAGCTAACAGCACCACCACCCTGGCGTCTCTGGAGGACCGCCCTGTAGCTAACAGCACCACCACCCTGGCGTCTCTGGAGGACCGCCCTGTAGCTAACAGCACCACCACCCTGGCGTCTCTGGAGGACAGCCCTGTAGCTAACAGCACCACCACCCTGGCGTCTCTGGAGGACAGCCCTGTAGCTAACAGCACCACCACCCTGGCGTCTCTGGAGGACCGCCCTGTAGCTAACAGCACCACCACCCTGGCGCCTCTGGAGGACCGCCCTGTAGCTAACAGCACCACCACCCTGGCGTCTCTGGAGGACAGCCCTGTAGCTAACAGCACCACCACCCTGGCGTCTCTGGAGGACCGCCCTGTAGCTAACAGCACCACCACCCTGGCGCCTCTGGAGGACCGCCCTGTAGCTAACAGCACCACCACCCTGGCATCTCTGGAGGACCGCCCTGTAGCTAACCGCACCACCACCCTGGCGTCTCTGGAGGACAGCCCTGTAGCTAACAGCACCACCACCCTGGCG
This window harbors:
- the LOC132098602 gene encoding uncharacterized protein LOC132098602 — translated: MDVIKLTFLVFLYQQLLWQGNVWSQAANTTVSTTPLEDRPVANSTTTLASLEDRPVANSTTTLASLEDSPVANSTTTLASLEDRPVANSTTTLASLEDRPVANSTTTLASLEDRPVANSTTTLASLEDSPVANSTTTLASLEDSPVANSTTTLASLEDRPVANSTTTLAPLEDRPVANSTTTLASLEDSPVANSTTTLASLEDRPVANSTTTLAPLEDRPVANSTTTLASLEDRPVANRTTTLASLEDSPVANSTTTLASLEDSPVANSITTLASLEDRPVANSTTTLASLEDSPVANSTTSWLQTLP